Proteins encoded together in one Telopea speciosissima isolate NSW1024214 ecotype Mountain lineage chromosome 4, Tspe_v1, whole genome shotgun sequence window:
- the LOC122659469 gene encoding protein RESISTANCE TO PHYTOPHTHORA 1, chloroplastic-like has protein sequence QVVQKTAATFAPRASTASKNPAVPGTVLYTVFEVQGYASMLLGGALSFNFIFPSNEPDIWRLMGMWSIWMFSIPSLRARDCSKNEKEALNYLFLLVPLLNVLIPFFWKSFSVVWSADIIAFFGMYAWKLGWLQKSE, from the exons CAGGTTGTTCAGAAGACTGCTGCGACCTTTGCACCTAGGGCTTCCACCGCATCAAAGAACCCAGCAGTACCCGGGACTGTTTTGTACACTGTTTTTGAAGTTCAAGGTTATGCCTCAATGTTGCTTGGTGGGGCACTTTCGTTCAATTTCATATTTCCATCGAATGAACCTGATATATGGAGATTAATGGGGATGTGGTCCATTTGGATGTTTT CAATACCTTCCCTTCGGGCTCGAGACTGctcaaaaaatgagaaagaagcTCTCaactatctttttcttcttgttccaCTACTAAATGTTCtaattccattcttttggaaATCCTTCTCAGTCGTCTGGTCTGCAGATATTATAGCATTTTTTGGGATGTATGCATGGAAG CTTGGCTGGCTGCAGAAGTCAGAATAG
- the LOC122659470 gene encoding WAS/WASL-interacting protein family member 3, which produces MDASKSSSTVPPQSPPPPQPQPPPPSGTSSPPSSPLPNSSPPPLHQTDADEDDENVKQLKECSVLYLSLQECLVQSNRNWKSCQLEVKALKECHERKRNNKEQ; this is translated from the exons ATGGACGCATCAAAATCTAGCAGTACCGTGCCGCCTCAATCTCCGCCTCCGCCTCAGCCTCAGCCTCCGCCTCCGTCTGGGACCTCATCGCCTCCATCTTCTCCTCTGCCTAACTCCTCACCGCCTCCCCTTCATCAGACCGACGCAGACGAAGACGACGAGAACGTCAAGCAACTCAAAGAATGCTCTGTTCTCTACTTATCTTTACAG gaATGCCTTGTTCAGAGCAACAGGAATTGGAAATCTTGCCAATTGG AGGTAAAGGCTTTGAAGGAATGTCATGAGAGGAAGCGCAATAACAAAGAACAGTGA
- the LOC122659471 gene encoding uncharacterized protein LOC122659471 yields the protein MGVFTVKSAYNLLSNLNLERAATGLSSSRVHQWELVPELVWKRIWSLQTLPKIKSFCWRVCAEGVATGDGLLSRQVPIDPSCRRCGANRETADHLLLECPFAKAVWLDSSLSYKPPTNQVPKFSDWLNSWDSLYRQNKKVARESLSHASFLCWYLWRARNDYVFNTKNWTPQEIITVAERAFLEFHATSASGHATTFTSYCASAATINWISPPVGYRKVNCDATLRNRSSKGGLGFIFRDHRSYQVKAISIPHHFKLAVRGEAIVIRCALIEAVAVGFANLQVESDCKEVIDYIHDQNQHPLYEFSTIISDIRRLSSSFDFISFRCIPRAMNGISDALARKALSIMCMTDWPNSTPWLHDLCESEALGCTHTIL from the coding sequence ATGGGGGTGTTTACTGTAAAATCAGCATACAATCTCTTATCGAATCTAAATCTTGAGCGTGCTGCCACGGGTCTTTCTTCCTCTCGTGTACATCAATGGGAGTTGGTACCTGAGTTGGTGTGGAAACGCATATGGTCACTCCAAACTCTCCCAAAAATTAAATCTTTTTGTTGGAGAGTATGTGCGGAAGGCGTTGCAACGGGTGATGGTCTCCTCTCACGGCAAGTGCCTATCGATCCATCGTGTCGTCGTTGTGGTGCAAACAGAGAGACAGCAGATCACTTGCTCCTTGAGTGTCCATTTGCCAAGGCGGTTTGGCTTGATAGTTCCTTATCATATAAACCTCCAACAAATCAGGTACCCAAGTTCTCAGATTGGTTGAATAGTTGGGATTCCTTATATCGCCAAAATAAGAAAGTTGCTCGTGAATCTCTATCACACGCTTCTTTCTTGTGCTGGTATCTTTGGAGAGCAAGGAATGATTATGTGTTCAACACTAAAAATTGGACACCACAAGAGATAATCACTGTGGCCGAGCGAGCTTTTCTTGAGTTCCATGCTACTTCTGCTAGTGGCCATGCAACAACATTTACATCTTATTGTGCGTCTGCTGCTACTATCAATTGGATATCTCCACCGGTGGGTTATCGTAAGGTAAATTGTGATGCAACATTGAGAAATAGAAGTTCAAAGGGGGGTCTAGGTTTCATTTTCAGAGATCATAGGAGCTATCAGGTGAAGGCAATCTCAATTCCACACCACTTTAAATTGGCAGTTCGAGGTGAAGCTATTGTAATTCGATGTGCTCTTATAGAAGCTGTGGCTGTTGGTTTCGCTAATCTTCAAGTGGAATCAGATTGCAAGGAGGTGATCGACTATATCCATGACCAAAACCAACATCCACTCTATGAATTTTCTACCATTATTTCAGATATTAGGAGATTATCCTCCTCTtttgatttcatttcatttcgaTGTATTCCACGGGCTATGAACGGTATTTCAGATGCCCTAGCTAGGAAGGCCCTGTCTATTATGTGTATGACAGATTGGCCAAATTCCACTCCGTGGCTTCATGATCTTTGTGAATCTGAAGCTTTAGGTTGTACACATACTATCCTTTAA
- the LOC122659472 gene encoding phosphoglycerate mutase-like protein AT74: protein MEHLPSHVDILPKRIILVRHGESQGNLDDTAYTTTPDNQIPLTSHGIDQARFAGQRIRHLLSDDGLSHNWKVYFYVSPYRRTRSTLREIGRSFPRNRILGVREECRIREQDFGNFQVEERMKAIKLARERFGRFFFRFPDGESAADVFDRLSSFMESLWRDIDMKRLDHHHKRGDETNLIIVSHGLTMRVFLMKWFKWTVEQFEHLNNPGNCEFLVIQLGSGGDYSLAIHHSEEELLHLGLSPEMIADQRWRASATKGDWNEKHSWYLDGFFDHLPSSDSSSSDSDDNNNNNNVHHDHQGEKENNAPVKC from the exons ATGGAGCATCTACCATCACACGTCGATATACTGCCCAAGAGAATAATATTGGTGAGGCATGGAGAGAGCCAAGGCAACCTAGACGACACTGCCTACACCACCACCCCAGACAATCAGATCCCTCTCACCTCTCACGGCATCGACCAAGCCCGCTTCGCCGGCCAACGTATCCGCCACCTGCTCTCCGACGACGGCCTCTCCCACAACTGGAAGGTTTACTTCTACGTATCACCCTACCGCCGTACTCGATCCACCCTTAGAGAGATCGGTAGGTCTTTTCCCAGGAACCGAATCCTCGGGGTCAGGGAGGAATGCAGGATCAGGGAACAAGATTTCGGCAATTTCCAGGTGGAGGAGCGGATGAAGGCCATAAAGCTAGCCCGTGAGCGATTCGGCCGCTTCTTCTTCCGATTCCCTGATGGCGAGTCCGCCGCCGATGTCTTCGACCGCCTTTCCA GTTTCATGGAGTCGCTGTGGAGGGACATAGACATGAAGAGGCTTGATCACCATCACAAACGTGGTGATGAGACAAACCTCATCATCGTGTCGCACGGGCTGACCATGCGAGTGTTCCTGATGAAATGGTTCAAGTGGACGGTGGAGCAATTCGAGCACCTCAACAATCCGGGCAACTGTGAATTCCTGGTCATTCAATTGGGTTCAGGTGGAGATTACAGCCTTGCCATCCATCATTCCGAGGAGGAGCTCCTCCACTTGGGACTTTCCCCCGAGATGATCGCCGACCAGAGATGGCGCGCCAGCGCCACTAAGGGGGACTGGAACGAGAAACACTCTTGGTACCTCGATGGCTTCTTTGATCATCTACCTTCTTCCGATTCCTCCTCTTCCGACTCCGAcgacaataataataacaacaatgTTCATCACGACCACCAGggggaaaaggaaaacaacGCCCCTGTCAAATGCTAA